The Oncorhynchus masou masou isolate Uvic2021 chromosome 6, UVic_Omas_1.1, whole genome shotgun sequence genome has a window encoding:
- the LOC135541172 gene encoding uncharacterized protein LOC135541172, producing the protein MHHVSSVRVLETQLAWAISKETARLSPEGIPYCATKVQSITWIQRVSGRVSHYASHLRHETSVDVTLGCYQKSNVSGVYATVHMGLDGLLSSSAWLEAASFSTPTTQQFTDPEPEGHNCYEGWEEDLLPEEREVPQLNRYLTTKRVEDIALRLVSLCQVFTTLLGSTLSRNHLFVAGKVLLGALDEAKFIGTYNDFVDYLSDPSKRNDIETGWLRQR; encoded by the exons ATGCACCACGTGAGTAGTGTCAGAGTCCTAGAGACTCAACTGGCGTGGGCCATCTCCAAGGAGACAGCCAGGCTTAGTCCAGAGGGCATCCCCTACTGTGCCACCAAAGTGCAGTCCATCACTTGGATCCAG cgtgtgtCTGGCAGGGTGAGCCACTATGCGTCTCACCTCCGCCACGAGACGTCTGTGGACGTGACGCTTGGCTGCTACCAG AAGTCTAATGTCTCAGGGGTGTATGCCACTGTCCACATGGGGCTGGATGGGCTTCTCTCCTCTTCAGCGTGGTTGGAGGCTGCCTCCTTCTCTACGCCCACCACTCAGCAGTTCACTGACCCAGAGCCTGAGGGCCACAACTGCTATGAG GGCTGGGAGGAGGACCTGCTGCCTGAGGAAAGGGAGGTTCCTCAGCTAAA CCGCTACCTTACCACCAAGAGAGTGGAGGACATCGCCCTGAGGCTCGTCTCCCTGTGCCAGGTCTTCACT ACCCTGCTTGGTTCCACCCTGAGCAGGAACCATCTGTTTGTGGCGGGAAAGGTCCTCCTGGGCGCACTG GACGAGGCCAAGTTCATCGGTACCTATAACGACTTTGTGGACTACCTGAGTGACCCCTCCAAACGGAATGACATTGAGACTGGCTGGCTGAGGCAAAGGTGA